A part of Halobaculum sp. MBLA0143 genomic DNA contains:
- a CDS encoding alpha/beta fold hydrolase, translating into MTLPDGWTTDAVEANGVELQYYRTGEGPPLVLAHGLFDTGRCWAPLVADLAADYTVVTYDARGHGRSAAPETGYGLDDRVADLVGLLDGLSVTDPVLVGHSMGGSTVAWAAARHSERPRGVVLEDPAGLHGDPETGPDERAAAVRDRVETRAEQSVAEIATEYDDRDSDLARRLAVADRECSPTVAEIVRHGFPPLGDAFAEIDAPTLVLNSDAEPSTRAADLAVADELPAGRLVHVPGAGHCVFRDRSDAAVAELRTFLRRIE; encoded by the coding sequence GTGACGCTCCCGGACGGGTGGACGACCGACGCGGTCGAGGCGAACGGCGTCGAGCTACAGTACTACCGGACGGGCGAGGGGCCGCCGTTGGTGCTCGCACACGGGTTGTTCGACACGGGGCGGTGTTGGGCGCCGCTCGTCGCCGACCTGGCGGCCGACTACACCGTGGTGACGTACGACGCCCGCGGGCACGGCCGGTCGGCGGCGCCGGAGACCGGGTACGGGCTCGACGACCGAGTGGCCGATCTCGTCGGGCTGTTGGACGGCCTGTCGGTGACCGACCCCGTGCTGGTCGGCCACTCGATGGGCGGCTCGACGGTCGCCTGGGCCGCCGCACGCCACTCCGAGCGTCCGCGCGGGGTCGTCCTCGAGGACCCGGCCGGGCTGCACGGCGACCCGGAGACGGGACCGGACGAACGGGCCGCCGCCGTCCGTGACCGGGTCGAGACACGCGCCGAGCAGTCCGTGGCCGAGATCGCCACGGAGTACGACGACCGCGACTCGGACCTCGCACGCCGGCTGGCGGTCGCCGACCGGGAGTGTTCGCCGACGGTCGCGGAGATCGTCCGTCACGGCTTCCCGCCGCTCGGGGACGCGTTCGCCGAGATCGACGCCCCGACGCTCGTGTTGAACTCCGACGCCGAGCCGTCGACCCGGGCGGCGGATCTCGCCGTCGCCGACGAACTCCCCGCTGGTCGGCTCGTCCACGTCCCCGGCGCCGGCCACTGTGTGTT